In Sulfuracidifex metallicus DSM 6482 = JCM 9184, a single window of DNA contains:
- a CDS encoding DUF447 family protein translates to MLGRVNLIFDKDGIYEILLGTNGIRPALRPIGLIKSGNSLKARIYKGTLTLANLFRNDICSINFASPKDFWYAIKDKIPYSFYYNVPVLRHHAIAKCSVLDGDKDPAEIIIDIIDYKDLTLPNMLLRRGDYLLIDLLINFSRIDIYKGEELSRLLFIIKYEINVIQKTSPDFIPIIEEIKSEILSKGYKLN, encoded by the coding sequence ATGCTTGGTAGAGTCAATTTAATCTTTGACAAAGATGGCATTTATGAGATTTTGTTAGGTACCAATGGAATTAGACCGGCTTTAAGACCTATAGGTTTAATTAAGAGTGGAAATTCTTTAAAAGCAAGGATTTATAAGGGAACCCTAACCTTAGCAAATTTATTTAGAAACGATATTTGCTCCATAAATTTTGCATCACCAAAGGATTTTTGGTACGCCATAAAGGACAAAATACCCTATTCTTTTTACTACAACGTTCCAGTCCTTAGACATCACGCTATAGCGAAATGTAGTGTGTTAGATGGTGATAAGGATCCAGCTGAAATAATAATAGATATAATAGATTATAAGGATTTAACCTTACCTAACATGCTTTTGCGCAGAGGAGACTATCTTTTAATAGATTTACTAATTAATTTCAGTAGAATAGATATATATAAGGGAGAAGAACTTTCTAGATTACTTTTTATAATAAAATATGAGATTAATGTTATACAGAAAACCTCACCAGATTTCATACCAATAATAGAAGAAATTAAAAGTGAAATACTCTCAAAAGGTTATAAGCTTAATTAA